In one Lycium barbarum isolate Lr01 chromosome 7, ASM1917538v2, whole genome shotgun sequence genomic region, the following are encoded:
- the LOC132602610 gene encoding polygalacturonase-like produces MMMCKLSLLAIFPLFLIFLFNLSLAANTIYNVQNYGAKSNGKTDSSNAFLSAWSAACASTSAATIYVPRGSYLIRKAYFRGETCKSNAITIRIDGTLLAPSDYNVIGKSGNWIKFEKVTGVSIYGGTFDGQGAGLWACKTSGKKCPKGTTALAFYNSDKIIINGVTAQNSQMFHILVDGCHNVKLQGVRVSAPGNSPNTDGIHVQSSSGVSIMNSRIGTGDDCISIGPGNSNLWIESIACGPGHGISIGSLDWKLQEAGVQNVTVKTVTFTGTDNGVRVKTWARPSSGFVRGVLFQHIVMANVQNPILIDQNYCPNHESCPHQGSGVKISDVTYQDIHGTSAIEVAVKIDCSKTNPCTGITLEDVKLSYKDGSAKASCVNAGGRTSGFEELTGCL; encoded by the exons ATGATGATGTGCAAACTTAGTCTCTTAGCAATATTCCCACTTTTCTTGATCTTTCTCTTCAACTTATCATTAGCAGCAAATACCATTTACAATGTCCAAAATTATGGAGCAAAATCCAATGGCAAAACAGACTCATCAAATGCTTTTTTGAGTGCATGGAGTGCAGCCTGTGCTTCTACTAGCGCGGCCACTATATACGTGCCACGTGGAAGTTACTTGATTCGCAAGGCATACTTCAGGGGCGAAACATGCAAGAGCAACGCTATTACTATACGCATTGATGGCACTCTCTTAGCTCCTTCTGATTATAATGTGATTGGCAAGTCTGGAAATTGGATAAAGTTCGAAAAAGTCACCGGAGTTTCTATCTATGGTGGAACTTTTGATGGACAAGGTGCTGGTCTTTGGGCTTGCAAGACCTCTGGCAAGAAATGTCCTAAGGGAACTACG GCACTGGCCTTTTACAACTCGGATAAAATCATAATCAACGGAGTAACTGCACAAAATAGTCAAATGTTCCATATTTTGGTTGATGGCTGCCATAATGTGAAGCTACAAGGAGTGAGAGTCTCAGCTCCAGGAAATAGCCCCAACACCGATGGAATTCATGTACAATCATCATCAGGAGTCAGCATTATGAACTCACGCATTGGTACTGGAGATGATTGCATCTCAATTGGCCCTGGAAATTCTAACTTATGGATCGAAAGCATTGCTTGTGGCCCTGGCCATGGAATCAG CATTGGAAGTTTAGACTGGAAGTTACAAGAGGCAGGAGTTCAAAATGTGACAGTTAAGACCGTTACTTTCACCGGAACAGATAATGGTGTGAGAGTGAAAACTTGGGCAAGGCCTAGCAGTGGCTTTGTTAGAGGTGTCCTCTTTCAGCATATTGTTATGGCTAATGTTCAAAACCCAATCCTCATAGATCAAAATTACTGCCCTAATCATGAAAGTTGTCCTCATCAG GGCTCGGGCGTGAAGATAAGTGATGTAACGTATCAAGACATACATGGAACATCGGCTATAGAAGTTGCAGTGAAAATAGATTGTAGCAAAACGAATCCATGTACTGGAATAACACTTGAAGATGTGAAACTTAGTTACAAAGATGGTTCAGCTAAAGCTTCATGTGTTAATGCTGGAGGAAGAACTTCTGGTTTTGAAGAACTTACTGGCTGCTTATAA
- the LOC132602611 gene encoding polygalacturonase-like, which produces MMMCKLSLLAIFPLFLIFLFNLSLAANTIYNVQNYGAKSNGKTDSSNAFLSAWSAACASTSAATIYVPRGSYLIRKAYFRGETCKSNAITIRIDGTLLAPSDYNVIGKSGNWIKFEKVTGVSIYGGTFDGQGAGLWACKTSGKKCPKGTTALAFYNSDKIIINGVTAQNSQMFHILVDGCHNVKLQGVRVSAPGNSPNTDGIHVQSSSGVSIMNSRIGTGDDCISIGPGNSNLWIESIACGPGHGISIGSLGWKLQEAGVQNVTVKTVTFTGTDNGVRVKTWARPSSGFVRGVLFQHIIMANVQNPILIDQNYCPNHESCPHQGSGVKISDVTYQDIHGTSATEVAVKLDCSKTNPCTGITLEDVKLSYKDGSAKASCVNAGGRAFGFEELTGCL; this is translated from the exons ATGATGATGTGCAAACTTAGTCTCTTAGCAATATTCCCACTTTTCTTGATCTTTCTCTTCAACTTATCATTAGCAGCAAATACCATTTACAATGTCCAAAATTATGGAGCAAAATCCAATGGCAAAACAGACTCATCAAATGCTTTTTTGAGTGCATGGAGTGCAGCCTGTGCTTCTACTAGCGCGGCCACTATATACGTGCCACGTGGAAGTTACTTGATTCGCAAGGCATACTTCAGGGGCGAAACATGCAAGAGCAACGCTATTACTATACGCATTGATGGCACTCTCTTAGCTCCTTCTGATTATAATGTGATTGGCAAGTCTGGAAATTGGATAAAGTTCGAAAAAGTCACCGGAGTTTCTATCTATGGTGGAACTTTTGATGGACAAGGTGCTGGTCTTTGGGCTTGCAAGACCTCTGGCAAGAAATGTCCTAAGGGAACTACG GCACTGGCCTTTTACAACTCGGATAAAATCATAATCAACGGAGTAACTGCACAAAATAGTCAAATGTTCCATATTTTGGTTGATGGCTGCCATAATGTGAAGCTACAAGGAGTGAGAGTCTCAGCTCCAGGAAATAGCCCCAACACCGATGGAATTCATGTACAATCATCATCAGGAGTCAGCATTATGAACTCACGTATTGGTACTGGAGATGATTGCATCTCAATTGGCCCTGGAAATTCTAACTTATGGATCGAAAGCATTGCTTGTGGCCCTGGCCATGGAATCAG CATTGGAAGTTTAGGCTGGAAGTTACAAGAGGCAGGAGTTCAAAATGTGACAGTTAAGACCGTTACTTTCACCGGAACAGATAATGGTGTGAGAGTGAAAACTTGGGCAAGGCCTAGCAGTGGCTTTGTTAGAGGTGTCCTCTTTCAGCATATTATTATGGCTAATGTTCAAAACCCAATCCTCATAGACCAAAATTACTGCCCTAATCACGAAAGTTGTCCTCATCAG GGCTCGGGCGTGAAGATAAGTGATGTAACATATCAAGACATACATGGAACATCGGCTACAGAAGTTGCAGTGAAACTAGACTGTAGCAAAACGAATCCATGTACTGGAATAACACTTGAAGATGTGAAACTTAGTTACAAAGATGGTTCAGCTAAAGCTTCATGTGTTAATGCTGGAGGAAGAGCTTTTGGTTTTGAAGAACTTACTGGCTGCTTATAA